From one Deltaproteobacteria bacterium genomic stretch:
- a CDS encoding acylphosphatase — MTKSMQFIVSGKVQGVGFRAWVREQAEALGLTGWVRNLRDSEVEILAQGPEEKMNELRTRLVQGSTFSHVKDVKGQWIEYDKGYEHFSVR, encoded by the coding sequence ATGACCAAGTCAATGCAATTCATCGTATCCGGAAAGGTCCAGGGCGTCGGCTTCAGAGCCTGGGTCAGAGAACAGGCCGAAGCCCTTGGCCTCACAGGCTGGGTTAGAAATCTCCGAGATAGCGAAGTGGAAATTCTAGCCCAGGGACCCGAAGAAAAAATGAACGAATTGAGAACGAGGCTAGTACAGGGTTCCACGTTCAGTCACGTCAAAGATGTCAAGGGGCAGTGGATCGAATACGACAAAGGCTACGAGCACTTCTCCGTCAGATAG